A genomic region of Pirellulales bacterium contains the following coding sequences:
- a CDS encoding WD40 repeat domain-containing protein: MSDPVPKADPAQTYVATEWKYTSPFISCRFDPTGRFAFASAQDNTVQRWEVSSGANVSLAGHESWVRALAFSPDGQTLYTGGYEGRLIFWPAMADAPTPLRTIEAHTGWLRGVAVSPDGQRIATCGNDNLVKLWNAADGAPVLTLPGHAANVFSLLFHPTGQWLLSGDLLGQVHQWEVASGKLVRTFDVKELHTYENGQAVHYGGVRSLALSPDGKSLACSGLHKATNPLGAVQDPLVMEFDWESAKPRITHAPDAKSIAWRIVYHPDGYLVTCCGGTEPLFLFFKSDQDKEFFRFKLPNTARDMDLHRDGVQLVTAHFDNHVRISRMTPKPA, translated from the coding sequence ATGAGCGACCCGGTCCCCAAAGCAGATCCCGCGCAGACGTACGTTGCGACGGAGTGGAAATACACGAGCCCCTTCATCTCGTGCCGCTTCGATCCGACAGGCCGCTTCGCGTTCGCGAGCGCCCAGGACAACACCGTGCAGCGCTGGGAGGTCTCGAGCGGCGCGAACGTCTCGCTAGCTGGTCACGAAAGCTGGGTTCGGGCTTTGGCTTTTTCACCCGATGGCCAGACGCTGTACACCGGCGGGTACGAAGGGCGATTGATCTTCTGGCCTGCGATGGCCGACGCGCCGACTCCGCTGCGCACCATCGAAGCGCACACCGGCTGGCTGCGCGGCGTGGCGGTCAGCCCCGATGGTCAGCGCATCGCGACCTGCGGCAATGACAATCTCGTCAAGCTGTGGAACGCCGCGGACGGTGCGCCCGTATTGACACTTCCCGGGCACGCGGCGAACGTTTTCAGCCTCTTGTTTCACCCCACGGGGCAATGGCTCCTATCCGGCGACCTGCTGGGACAAGTGCATCAGTGGGAGGTCGCTAGCGGCAAGCTTGTGCGGACATTCGACGTCAAGGAACTGCACACGTACGAAAATGGCCAGGCCGTGCATTACGGAGGTGTGCGCAGCCTGGCCCTCTCGCCGGATGGCAAAAGCCTGGCCTGCTCGGGATTGCACAAGGCGACCAATCCGCTGGGCGCCGTGCAAGATCCGCTGGTGATGGAATTCGACTGGGAATCGGCGAAGCCACGGATCACGCACGCCCCGGACGCGAAATCGATCGCCTGGCGCATCGTCTATCATCCGGACGGCTATCTCGTAACCTGCTGTGGCGGCACCGAACCCTTGTTCCTGTTCTTCAAATCGGACCAGGACAAGGAATTCTTCCGCTTCAAGCTCCCCAACACAGCCCGAGATATGGACCTGCACCGCGACGGCGTGCAGCTGGTCACCGCGCACTTCGACAATCACGTGCGCATCAGCCGCATGACGCCGAAACCGGCATAA
- the aceA gene encoding isocitrate lyase: MIRRACPSIGELKERWDADARWEGICREYTAEEVARLRGSVHVEHSLARIGAERLWELLQSKPYVHALGALTGNQAIEMAEAGLQAIYLSGWQVAADANNAGQMYPDQSLYPADSVPNVVRKINNALRRADQIQHAEGRNDRNYFLPIVADAEAGFGGALNAFELMKGMIEAGAAAVHFEDQLASEKKCGHLGGKVLVPTSHFVRTLTTARLAADILDVPTILIARTDADAARLVTSDIDARDRRFLTGERTSEGFYRMTGGLEVAIDRAISYAPYADLLWCETSHPDLEEARTFAEAVHERFPGKMLAYNCSPSFNWKRKLDDASIARFQRELGAMGYKFQFITLAGFHALNLSMYELARGYRDHGMTAYAALQEREFACEAEGDYRATKHQRFVGTGYFDQVTQCVSRGEASTTALTGSTEEAQFDPAHTGDKAVQNTVACAAEGAAAGIAQDRNNIWSTD; this comes from the coding sequence ATGATTCGCCGTGCCTGTCCGTCGATCGGAGAGTTGAAGGAGCGTTGGGACGCCGACGCGCGCTGGGAAGGGATTTGCCGTGAATACACGGCCGAGGAAGTCGCGCGTCTTCGCGGCAGCGTACACGTCGAACACAGCCTGGCCCGCATCGGAGCCGAGCGGCTATGGGAGCTGCTGCAGAGCAAGCCGTACGTTCACGCGCTCGGGGCGCTCACCGGCAACCAGGCGATCGAAATGGCCGAAGCCGGGTTGCAGGCCATCTACCTCAGCGGTTGGCAAGTCGCGGCCGACGCGAACAATGCGGGCCAGATGTATCCGGATCAGAGCCTGTATCCTGCGGACAGCGTGCCGAACGTGGTGCGCAAGATTAACAACGCCCTGCGCCGTGCCGACCAGATTCAACATGCCGAAGGACGCAACGACAGGAACTACTTTCTGCCGATCGTGGCCGATGCCGAGGCCGGTTTCGGGGGCGCACTGAACGCCTTCGAATTGATGAAAGGGATGATCGAAGCGGGCGCCGCGGCGGTCCACTTCGAAGATCAATTGGCTAGCGAGAAGAAGTGTGGCCATCTCGGCGGAAAAGTGCTGGTGCCGACGTCACACTTCGTCCGCACGCTGACCACGGCCCGACTCGCGGCCGATATTCTCGACGTGCCGACGATCCTGATCGCACGCACCGACGCCGACGCCGCGCGATTGGTCACCAGCGATATCGACGCTCGCGACCGGCGATTCCTGACCGGTGAGCGCACGTCCGAAGGGTTTTACCGCATGACCGGCGGGCTGGAAGTCGCCATCGATCGGGCGATTTCCTACGCTCCGTACGCCGACCTGTTGTGGTGCGAAACCTCGCACCCCGATTTGGAAGAAGCCCGTACGTTCGCCGAAGCGGTGCATGAGCGCTTCCCCGGCAAGATGCTGGCTTACAACTGTTCGCCCAGCTTCAACTGGAAACGGAAGCTGGACGATGCGTCGATCGCTCGTTTCCAGCGCGAGTTGGGAGCGATGGGCTACAAATTTCAGTTCATCACGCTGGCGGGGTTTCACGCGTTGAACCTGTCGATGTACGAGCTGGCACGCGGCTATCGCGACCACGGCATGACGGCCTACGCCGCTCTCCAAGAGCGGGAGTTCGCCTGCGAAGCCGAAGGAGATTACCGCGCGACGAAACATCAACGATTCGTCGGCACCGGCTACTTCGACCAGGTGACGCAATGCGTGTCGCGCGGCGAGGCTTCGACCACGGCCCTCACTGGTTCGACCGAAGAAGCACAGTTCGACCCGGCTCACACAGGGGATAAAGCCGTCCAGAACACCGTGGCCTGTGCCGCCGAGGGGGCTGCCGCGGGAATCGCGCAGGATCGAAACAACATCTGGTCGACAGACTGA
- the aceB gene encoding malate synthase A codes for MCSMTLARPRLSAAQVTAPMTPEFAEILTPQALEFVARLQRRFNGRRRELLARRRQMQERIDEGYLPEFLPQTRGIRDSAWRVVDIPADLQDRRVEITGPVDRKMVINALNSGARMYMADFEDSHAPTWDATIQGQINLRDAVRGTIELTTPEGKQYRLNRQTATLLVRPRGWHLVEKHVQVDGQPVSASLFDFALYAYHNAAQLLEKGSGPYFYLPKMENHLEARLWNEVFVAVEDELGLPRSTIRATVLIETILAAFEMDEILWELREHCVGLNCGRWDYIFSFIKKFRQRADFVLPDRALVTMTTHFLRSYSQLLIKTCHRRGAFAMGGMAAQIPIKGDAAANEVALEKVRQDKLREVTDGHDGTWVAHPALVPVALAIFDEHMPTPNQLHVRRDDVRIEARDLLEVPTGPITEAGLRINVNVGLLYLESWLRGNGCVPIYNLMEDAATAEICRTQIWQWIRHPQGMLADGRRVTLALFQDVLKEELDKIRATVGDESFNAGKYQRAAEIMDSIVASDEFVEFLTLPAYDDLP; via the coding sequence ATGTGTTCGATGACGCTCGCCCGCCCCCGACTGTCGGCCGCCCAGGTGACGGCCCCAATGACGCCCGAATTCGCCGAGATTTTGACGCCGCAGGCCCTGGAATTCGTGGCCCGGCTGCAACGCCGTTTCAACGGTCGTCGCCGGGAATTATTGGCCCGCCGCCGCCAGATGCAGGAGCGGATCGACGAGGGGTACTTGCCCGAGTTCCTGCCGCAGACACGCGGCATCCGCGACAGCGCGTGGCGCGTGGTGGACATTCCCGCTGACCTGCAAGATCGTCGGGTCGAGATCACAGGCCCGGTTGATCGGAAGATGGTGATCAACGCTCTCAACTCCGGCGCCCGGATGTACATGGCAGACTTCGAGGACTCGCACGCGCCGACGTGGGATGCCACGATCCAAGGGCAGATCAACCTGCGCGACGCGGTGCGCGGCACGATCGAACTGACGACGCCTGAGGGAAAGCAATATCGATTGAACCGCCAGACGGCCACGCTTTTGGTCCGCCCTCGCGGTTGGCACCTGGTCGAGAAGCACGTGCAGGTGGATGGGCAACCGGTATCGGCCTCGCTGTTTGATTTCGCGCTGTATGCGTATCACAACGCGGCGCAATTGCTCGAGAAAGGTTCCGGCCCGTATTTCTACCTGCCGAAGATGGAAAACCATCTCGAGGCGCGGCTGTGGAACGAGGTGTTCGTCGCGGTCGAGGACGAACTCGGCTTGCCTCGCAGCACGATCCGCGCGACGGTGCTGATCGAGACGATTCTGGCCGCCTTTGAAATGGACGAAATCCTGTGGGAGCTGCGCGAACACTGCGTCGGGCTGAATTGCGGCCGGTGGGATTACATCTTCAGCTTCATCAAGAAGTTTCGCCAGCGGGCTGATTTCGTGCTGCCGGATCGGGCCCTGGTGACGATGACCACGCACTTTTTACGCAGCTATTCGCAATTGCTGATCAAAACGTGCCACCGCCGTGGCGCTTTTGCTATGGGAGGCATGGCGGCTCAGATTCCGATCAAAGGAGACGCGGCCGCCAACGAAGTGGCACTTGAAAAAGTGCGCCAAGACAAGTTGCGTGAAGTGACCGATGGCCACGACGGTACCTGGGTCGCTCATCCGGCGCTAGTGCCGGTGGCGCTCGCGATTTTCGACGAGCATATGCCGACCCCCAATCAACTGCACGTGCGCCGTGACGACGTCCGGATCGAGGCCAGGGATTTGCTTGAAGTGCCGACAGGGCCGATCACCGAGGCCGGACTGCGGATCAACGTCAACGTCGGCCTGCTGTATCTCGAGTCGTGGCTGCGCGGCAACGGCTGCGTACCGATCTACAACCTGATGGAGGATGCCGCCACGGCCGAAATCTGCCGCACGCAGATCTGGCAATGGATTCGCCATCCGCAAGGCATGCTCGCCGACGGACGACGCGTGACGCTCGCGCTGTTCCAGGACGTGCTGAAAGAAGAACTCGACAAGATTCGCGCCACCGTCGGTGACGAGTCCTTTAACGCTGGGAAGTATCAGCGCGCCGCCGAGATTATGGACAGCATCGTAGCCAGCGATGAGTTCGTCGAGTTCCTTACGCTGCCAGCCTACGACGATCTGCCGTAG
- a CDS encoding LysR family transcriptional regulator has product MAGRRLTHAYKGSRLPQLRSFCFAAQAGSVSKAAERMFLSQPTVSLQIQALERELKTALFERRGPRITLTPEGKTMYELALPLVEGIDALGEKFAARRGGIEAGRLDIAAGESTLLYLLPPFIKEFADRYPAIELKLHNVTGRDGVAMLRADQIDFAVGPMTEEGEGMDYRDMFAAEPMLITSRDHPLAKKKEVTIRDVAAHPLILPPRHLATWRVVDFVFHKHKLKYHVKLEAGGWEVIKKYVELGLGISIVASLCLTGKEALAAIPMKRYFPTRRYGVVTRRGKFLSPQAQRFLEIMAKAVPKRTVAPAAQGS; this is encoded by the coding sequence ATGGCCGGACGACGCCTCACACATGCCTACAAGGGAAGCCGTTTGCCGCAGCTGCGCAGCTTCTGTTTCGCGGCTCAAGCCGGCAGCGTTTCGAAGGCGGCCGAGCGCATGTTTCTCAGCCAGCCCACCGTTTCGCTACAGATTCAAGCGCTCGAGCGCGAGTTGAAAACCGCGCTCTTCGAGCGGCGCGGGCCGCGCATCACGCTGACGCCCGAAGGAAAGACGATGTACGAACTGGCGCTGCCGCTGGTCGAAGGGATCGATGCGCTCGGCGAGAAATTCGCGGCGCGCCGCGGCGGTATCGAGGCGGGCCGGTTGGACATCGCGGCCGGCGAATCAACGCTGCTATATCTGCTGCCGCCGTTCATCAAGGAATTCGCCGATCGCTATCCGGCCATCGAGTTGAAGTTGCATAACGTCACCGGCCGCGATGGCGTGGCCATGCTCCGCGCGGACCAGATCGATTTCGCCGTCGGCCCCATGACCGAAGAAGGCGAAGGCATGGACTATCGCGACATGTTCGCGGCCGAGCCGATGCTGATCACATCGCGCGACCATCCGCTGGCGAAAAAGAAGGAGGTCACGATCCGCGACGTGGCGGCCCATCCGTTGATCCTGCCGCCGCGGCACCTGGCCACCTGGCGCGTGGTCGATTTCGTCTTCCACAAGCACAAGCTGAAATACCACGTCAAGCTCGAGGCAGGCGGCTGGGAAGTGATCAAGAAGTACGTCGAGCTGGGACTCGGCATCTCGATCGTGGCCAGTCTGTGCCTGACGGGCAAAGAGGCGCTAGCGGCCATTCCGATGAAGCGCTACTTTCCGACGCGGCGCTACGGCGTCGTCACCCGACGTGGCAAATTCTTATCGCCGCAGGCGCAGCGATTCCTGGAAATCATGGCCAAGGCCGTGCCGAAGCGCACCGTCGCCCCGGCAGCGCAAGGAAGTTAA
- a CDS encoding TOBE domain-containing protein: MISARNQVPGQITAVKLGEVAAEVVISAAGVEIVAAITRASAERMKLAAGDRVTAIIKASDVMIAKD; this comes from the coding sequence ATGATTAGTGCGCGCAATCAAGTGCCGGGCCAAATTACCGCGGTGAAATTGGGCGAGGTGGCGGCGGAAGTCGTGATTTCAGCGGCAGGCGTCGAGATCGTGGCGGCAATCACGCGCGCCTCGGCCGAGCGGATGAAGCTGGCGGCGGGGGATCGCGTGACGGCCATCATCAAAGCGTCGGATGTGATGATCGCGAAGGATTAG
- a CDS encoding DnaJ C-terminal domain-containing protein gives MSEDYYKTLEVARDASQDDIQKAYRRLARKFHPDLHPDDKTAKKKFQEVQGAFDVLNDPKKREMYDRYGSSYESAAAAGAGAAPGGAQWRTAPGGPEFENVDFSQFFGDRFGGDEGGGFSSIFGNLGGGRAGKQSRRGRAAQTPGADLESKIEVSFETAVVGGKAQLSVQRGTGKVDTIDVKIPAGIEDGKKIRLRGQGEPSPSGGPSGDILLTVHVAPHPFFRRRGDDLDVRVPVTLLEAAEGAKVDVPTPRGTVTLRIPPKTSSGAKLRVKGHGVAKSGKTPGDLYAEIAIMLPKQLSADDIEQIRAMCQKGPIDPRAELRW, from the coding sequence ATGAGCGAGGATTACTACAAGACACTCGAGGTCGCCCGCGACGCCTCGCAGGACGATATTCAGAAGGCTTACCGCCGGCTGGCGCGAAAATTCCACCCCGACCTGCACCCCGACGATAAAACGGCCAAGAAGAAATTCCAGGAAGTACAGGGCGCATTCGACGTTCTGAACGACCCGAAGAAACGCGAAATGTACGACCGCTACGGCAGCTCGTACGAAAGCGCCGCGGCAGCCGGTGCCGGCGCGGCGCCCGGAGGCGCGCAGTGGCGCACTGCGCCCGGGGGCCCGGAATTCGAGAACGTCGATTTCTCGCAATTCTTCGGCGACCGGTTTGGTGGCGACGAGGGAGGCGGTTTCTCCAGTATCTTCGGCAATCTCGGCGGCGGTCGAGCTGGCAAGCAATCGCGGCGGGGCCGTGCCGCGCAAACGCCGGGCGCTGATCTGGAGAGCAAGATCGAAGTCTCGTTCGAAACCGCGGTGGTCGGCGGCAAAGCGCAACTCAGCGTGCAGCGAGGCACCGGCAAGGTCGACACGATCGACGTCAAAATTCCGGCCGGCATCGAAGACGGCAAAAAGATCCGCCTCCGCGGTCAAGGCGAACCCAGCCCCAGCGGTGGGCCAAGCGGCGACATCTTGTTGACGGTGCATGTCGCCCCGCATCCGTTCTTTCGCCGCCGCGGCGACGACCTGGACGTGCGCGTTCCCGTCACGCTGCTCGAAGCGGCCGAGGGGGCCAAGGTCGACGTGCCGACGCCGCGTGGCACCGTCACGCTGCGCATCCCGCCTAAGACCTCGAGCGGCGCCAAGCTGCGTGTGAAGGGGCACGGCGTCGCCAAGAGCGGCAAAACGCCTGGGGATTTGTACGCCGAAATCGCAATCATGCTCCCCAAGCAATTGAGCGCTGACGATATTGAGCAGATTCGCGCCATGTGCCAGAAGGGGCCCATCGATCCACGAGCGGAGTTGCGATGGTAA